Part of the Candidatus Krumholzibacteriota bacterium genome is shown below.
ACCTCCCTCGGGGTATGGCGGGGGATCGCTCAGGTATCTGATCCTTCCCGCTCTTACCCTTTCATTCGCCTCGATGGCGACTATCGCGAGAGTGACAAGATCGGGATTTCTCGACGCGGGAAATGAGGATTTTGTGCGGACGGCGAGGGCGAAAGGGCTGGGTGAATCGACCGTCGTCGGAAAACATATCTTCCGCAACGCCCTTATACCTGTTGTGACGATCGTGGGGACTGATTTCGGCAGCTATCTCAGCGGCGCCGTCCTTACCGAATCTATTTTTGGCTGGCCGGGGCTTGGCAGATATGTCGTCCAGGCTGTGCTGAAAAGGGATTTTCCGGTGATCCAGGGATCGATCCTTTTTATGGCGGTGATATTTATCCTTGTAAACCTTATGGTAGACATAAGTTATGGATTTATTGATCCGAGGATCAGGCAGGGGGGAAAAGACTGATGAAGATCCGGAACAGATTCTTCAGAGAGTTCCTGCGCAACAGGATGGCGGTTGCCGGGCTCGTCTTCCTCTTCGTGATAATAACGATGGCTCTTTTCGCCGACCTGATCTTTCCTTCCGGGTCGGATATGATAGACCTTGACAATTCGCTTCGCTCTCCTTCGCCGGGCCACCCATTCGGCACCGATTCATTCGGTCGCGATCTGCTGGCAAGGGTCGTTTTCGGAGCGCGGATATCGCTTGGAGTGGGATTTCTCGCGAGGACGATCTCTCTGCTGCTGGGGCTTCTTCTGGGAACGCTGGCGGGGTACTTCGGTGGCAGGACAGATTCGGTGATCATGAGGATGGCTGACATCACATTCGCCTTTCCAGCCCTTCTTCTTCTGATAGCGATCATGGCGGTAGTCTCCCCGGGGATGATCTCCCTTTTCACAGCGCTTGGAGCGATAGGCTGGGCATCGGTCGCCAGGCTTGTAAGGGCCCAGGTGATGAGCGTCAAGGACCGGGAATACGTCCAGGCGGCGAAAGCGGCCGGGGCGGGAGATCTGAAGCTGGTCTGGTCATATATCCTCCCCCAGTGCATTTCCCCGGTGATAGTGATATATACCCTGGGACTCGGTATTACGGTGATGGCGGAGGCGAGCCTCAGTTTCCTCGGCCTGGGAGTCCAGCCTCCGGCTCCGAGCTGGGGAAGGATGATCTCCACGGGAATCGTTTTCATGCGCAGCGCTCCCTGGCTTACACTTTTTCCGGGCCTTGTATTGACAGCCACTATCTGTTCACTTAACCTTGTCGGCGATGGTATAAGGGACGCGCTCGATCCGAGGTCTTCGGCGGTCGTCTTTAAGCCGGCCGCGGCCGCGGTTAT
Proteins encoded:
- a CDS encoding ABC transporter permease → MKIRNRFFREFLRNRMAVAGLVFLFVIITMALFADLIFPSGSDMIDLDNSLRSPSPGHPFGTDSFGRDLLARVVFGARISLGVGFLARTISLLLGLLLGTLAGYFGGRTDSVIMRMADITFAFPALLLLIAIMAVVSPGMISLFTALGAIGWASVARLVRAQVMSVKDREYVQAAKAAGAGDLKLVWSYILPQCISPVIVIYTLGLGITVMAEASLSFLGLGVQPPAPSWGRMISTGIVFMRSAPWLTLFPGLVLTATICSLNLVGDGIRDALDPRSSAVVFKPAAAAVIFNDGFQPGLD